From Sinorhizobium sp. RAC02, a single genomic window includes:
- a CDS encoding urea transporter, whose protein sequence is MQLDRFRDHPSLSFVDWSLRGVGQVVFQNNPLSGLVILLALAWNSWIYAAICILGVISSTAAALLLKADRGMMRDGLYGFNGALVGLALIAFTSEDFRIGAVPSAAMAVYLICAAAFTTMAFASMGAVLGPHKVAPLTMPFVLIGWLFLFAVLKFDAIDAGPMAKPISPDQFSETVPYVLSTWYEGIGTSIGQIFFQDNWISGYVILVAIALNSRISASMGLLGAIVGTAVAAVYGGPEGAVRDGLFGYNSALTAMALGGVFLVLTWRSLLYAVFGAVVASWLWASVAIFLKPIGMPVLTSTFVLVTWLMLLGQGAFKALVPVPPAESTTPEENRARYLARETLE, encoded by the coding sequence ATGCAACTGGATCGATTTCGCGACCATCCGTCCTTATCCTTCGTGGATTGGTCCCTGCGGGGTGTCGGACAGGTCGTTTTCCAGAACAATCCCCTGTCGGGTCTGGTGATCCTTCTTGCGCTCGCCTGGAATTCCTGGATCTACGCCGCGATCTGCATCCTCGGTGTCATCTCGAGCACGGCGGCCGCCCTTCTTCTCAAGGCCGACAGGGGCATGATGCGGGACGGGCTATATGGTTTCAACGGTGCGCTGGTCGGTCTTGCGCTCATTGCCTTCACCAGCGAGGATTTCCGGATCGGGGCCGTGCCATCCGCCGCGATGGCGGTCTATCTCATCTGCGCTGCCGCCTTCACCACGATGGCCTTTGCCAGCATGGGCGCCGTCCTGGGGCCGCACAAGGTCGCCCCTTTGACGATGCCCTTTGTGCTCATCGGCTGGTTGTTTCTCTTTGCCGTCTTGAAGTTCGATGCGATCGATGCGGGGCCGATGGCAAAGCCGATCTCGCCGGATCAGTTTTCCGAAACGGTGCCCTATGTTCTCTCGACCTGGTATGAGGGAATAGGCACGTCGATCGGCCAGATCTTCTTCCAGGACAACTGGATCTCCGGTTACGTCATCCTTGTCGCCATTGCGCTGAACTCCCGCATCAGTGCCTCGATGGGGCTCCTCGGCGCGATCGTTGGTACGGCGGTAGCCGCCGTCTATGGCGGGCCCGAAGGGGCGGTGCGGGACGGTCTCTTCGGCTACAATTCGGCCCTGACCGCGATGGCGCTCGGCGGCGTTTTCCTCGTCCTCACCTGGCGGAGCCTGCTTTATGCGGTTTTCGGGGCTGTCGTCGCCAGTTGGCTCTGGGCATCGGTTGCCATCTTCCTCAAGCCGATCGGAATGCCGGTCCTCACGTCCACCTTCGTTCTCGTCACCTGGCTCATGCTGCTGGGGCAGGGGGCGTTCAAGGCGCTCGTGCCCGTGCCGCCGGCCGAATCCACGACGCCTGAGGAAAACCGGGCGCGCTATCTAGCGCGAGAAACGCTGGAGTGA
- the ureC gene encoding urease subunit alpha, translating to MGTITRQAYADLYGPTKGDRMRLADTELVIEIEEDRTVYGEEVTFGGGKVIRDGMGQGQRPAAEVADMVITNVIIIDHWGIIKADVGIKNGRISAIGKAGNPDIQPGVTIVIGGGTDVIAGEGRILTAGGIDTHIHFIAPQQAEEALASGTTTLVGGGIGPTVGTLATTVTAGPWAIHRMLEAVEGLPINVGLLGKGNVSLPDPLREQIRAGVVGLKLHEDWGTTPAAIDNCLNVADEMDIQVAIHTDTLNESGFVRDTFAAMKDRTIHSFHTEGAGGGHAPDIITAAGQENILPSSTNPTRPYTINTVDEHLDMLMVCHHLSPQIPEDVAFAESRIRRETIAAEDILHDLGVFSMMSSDSQAMGRIGETTLRCWQTAHKMKVQRGPLPEDSERNDNFRVKRYVAKYTINPALTHGFAHEIGSIQVGKRADLVLWKPAFFGVKPQLVMIGGMIAMAPMGDPNASISTPQPVHYRPMYGVLGRALGSTGVTFVSQAALDDGIGERLRLSKQLVAVKGTRTVRKKDMVHNSRTPRLEVDPQNYNVRVDGELITCEPADVLPMSQRYFLF from the coding sequence ATGGGAACGATCACACGACAGGCCTATGCCGATCTTTACGGCCCCACCAAGGGCGACAGGATGCGGCTGGCCGATACGGAACTCGTCATCGAGATCGAGGAAGACCGTACCGTCTACGGGGAGGAAGTGACCTTCGGCGGCGGCAAGGTGATCCGCGACGGTATGGGACAGGGCCAGCGCCCGGCGGCCGAGGTCGCCGACATGGTCATCACCAATGTCATCATTATCGACCACTGGGGCATCATCAAAGCCGATGTCGGCATCAAGAACGGTCGTATCTCCGCTATCGGCAAGGCCGGCAATCCGGATATCCAGCCCGGCGTGACCATCGTTATCGGCGGGGGAACGGACGTCATCGCGGGCGAAGGCCGGATCCTCACGGCGGGTGGCATAGACACGCATATCCATTTCATCGCGCCTCAGCAGGCGGAGGAAGCGCTGGCAAGCGGGACGACCACGCTCGTCGGTGGTGGCATCGGTCCGACCGTCGGCACGCTCGCGACGACCGTGACAGCCGGCCCCTGGGCAATCCACCGGATGCTCGAGGCGGTTGAAGGATTGCCGATCAATGTCGGCTTGCTCGGCAAAGGCAATGTCAGCCTTCCCGATCCGTTGCGCGAGCAGATCCGCGCGGGCGTCGTCGGTCTCAAGCTGCACGAGGACTGGGGTACGACGCCTGCGGCGATCGATAACTGCCTCAACGTCGCCGACGAGATGGACATCCAGGTGGCGATCCACACGGACACGCTCAACGAAAGCGGTTTCGTGCGGGATACTTTCGCGGCCATGAAGGACCGGACCATTCACAGTTTCCACACCGAGGGCGCCGGTGGTGGCCATGCGCCCGATATTATAACGGCGGCCGGGCAGGAGAACATCCTGCCCTCGTCAACGAACCCGACACGGCCCTACACGATCAACACAGTCGATGAGCACCTCGACATGCTGATGGTCTGCCACCATCTCAGCCCGCAGATCCCTGAGGATGTCGCCTTTGCCGAGTCGCGCATCCGGCGGGAAACGATCGCCGCGGAGGATATCCTCCACGATCTCGGCGTCTTCTCGATGATGTCGTCGGATTCCCAGGCGATGGGCCGCATCGGCGAAACGACGCTTCGCTGCTGGCAGACCGCGCACAAGATGAAGGTGCAGCGCGGCCCGCTTCCGGAAGACAGCGAGCGGAACGACAACTTCCGCGTCAAGCGCTACGTCGCAAAATACACGATCAATCCGGCGCTGACCCACGGCTTTGCCCACGAGATCGGCTCCATCCAGGTCGGCAAGCGTGCCGATCTCGTGCTTTGGAAACCGGCCTTCTTCGGCGTCAAGCCGCAGTTGGTCATGATCGGCGGCATGATCGCGATGGCGCCGATGGGCGACCCCAACGCATCGATCTCCACGCCGCAGCCGGTGCACTATCGCCCGATGTACGGGGTGCTCGGTCGGGCGCTGGGTTCGACGGGTGTCACCTTCGTCTCGCAGGCCGCGCTCGATGATGGGATCGGCGAGAGGCTGAGGCTGTCCAAGCAGCTTGTCGCGGTCAAGGGCACCCGGACGGTGCGCAAGAAGGACATGGTGCACAATAGCCGCACGCCGAGGCTGGAGGTCGATCCGCAGAACTACAATGTGCGCGTCGACGGGGAACTGATCACCTGCGAGCCGGCCGATGTGCTGCCGATGTCGCAGCGCTACTTCCTGTTCTAG
- a CDS encoding urease subunit beta, with protein sequence MIPGEYFIEDGSIELNAGRQTCKIDVANSGDRPIQVGSHYHFYETNEALLFDREATRGFRLNIPAGTAVRFEPGQERTVELVALDGKREVYGFNAKVMGKL encoded by the coding sequence ATGATTCCCGGCGAATATTTTATCGAGGATGGCTCCATTGAGCTGAATGCGGGGCGGCAGACATGCAAGATCGACGTCGCCAACTCCGGCGACAGGCCTATCCAGGTCGGCTCGCACTACCATTTCTATGAAACGAATGAGGCCCTGCTGTTCGACCGCGAAGCCACGCGGGGTTTCCGCCTCAACATTCCGGCAGGAACGGCCGTCCGTTTCGAACCGGGCCAGGAACGTACCGTGGAGCTTGTGGCGCTCGACGGCAAACGCGAGGTTTACGGGTTCAACGCCAAGGTCATGGGCAAGCTGTAG
- the ureA gene encoding urease subunit gamma produces the protein MELLPREKDKLLIFTAGLVAERRKAKGLKLNYPEVVAYISAALLEGAREGRTVADLMSYGATLLTRDDVMEGVPEMLHDIQVEATFPDGTKLVTVHNPVP, from the coding sequence ATGGAACTGCTACCGCGAGAAAAAGACAAGCTCCTGATCTTTACGGCAGGGCTGGTCGCCGAACGCCGCAAGGCAAAGGGCTTGAAGCTGAATTATCCCGAGGTCGTGGCATACATTTCCGCGGCCCTGCTGGAGGGTGCACGCGAGGGGCGAACCGTGGCCGACCTCATGTCCTACGGTGCGACGTTGCTGACCCGCGACGATGTGATGGAGGGCGTGCCCGAGATGCTCCACGACATCCAGGTCGAGGCAACCTTTCCGGACGGCACGAAGCTCGTCACCGTCCACAACCCCGTCCCGTAA
- a CDS encoding urease accessory protein UreD — translation MASGWHAELELWFANSYGKTRLMRRRHLGPLAVQRAFHPEDDGSAHVYLLHPPGGVAGGDILEITCHLAPLARAVLTTPGATKFYRSESGASVQRIQIDVGAGGTCENLPQETILFDGADASISTRVTLGEDAAYVGWDFFSLGRPAAGERFAAGRLRQRVEIIRGREPIWFEQMVFSRAPEVLDAPFIFAGRPIMGTLVYAGPVLENTVEHIRDHLGAAAHGVFSISQLERVIVCRYLGQRMSEGKALFLQAWSILRERGLMKKAVAPRIWAT, via the coding sequence ATGGCAAGTGGCTGGCACGCCGAGCTGGAGCTGTGGTTTGCGAATTCCTACGGGAAGACGCGACTGATGCGCCGGCGGCACCTCGGGCCGCTTGCGGTACAGCGCGCCTTTCATCCTGAAGACGACGGCTCAGCGCATGTCTATCTCCTGCATCCGCCGGGTGGCGTTGCGGGCGGTGATATCCTCGAGATCACCTGCCACCTTGCACCGCTGGCGCGTGCTGTCCTAACGACGCCCGGTGCGACGAAGTTTTATCGCAGTGAAAGCGGTGCGAGCGTGCAGCGCATCCAGATTGATGTCGGAGCCGGTGGGACTTGCGAAAATCTCCCGCAGGAGACGATCCTCTTCGATGGCGCCGATGCCTCGATCAGCACGCGTGTCACGCTTGGTGAGGATGCCGCTTATGTCGGTTGGGATTTCTTCAGCCTCGGCCGACCGGCGGCGGGTGAACGCTTCGCGGCCGGGCGCCTTCGCCAGCGCGTCGAAATAATCCGGGGCCGCGAGCCCATCTGGTTCGAACAGATGGTGTTTTCGCGCGCCCCGGAAGTTCTGGACGCGCCGTTCATCTTTGCCGGCCGACCCATCATGGGAACGCTGGTCTATGCGGGGCCGGTGCTCGAGAACACGGTCGAACACATCCGCGATCACCTGGGCGCGGCGGCGCATGGTGTCTTCTCGATAAGCCAGCTCGAACGCGTGATCGTCTGCCGTTACCTCGGCCAGCGCATGTCGGAAGGCAAGGCACTCTTTCTGCAAGCGTGGAGCATCCTTCGCGAACGCGGCCTGATGAAGAAGGCCGTTGCTCCGCGCATCTGGGCAACGTGA
- a CDS encoding YqhA family protein: protein MLFGAFLMFWEAILMLWQSFRMVRLDPDISVIVSVLRATDKILLGIVLMVVGCGIALGFALDIPEAQRSRLPQWMIIDTVAELKNLFFQMIILYLVVHFAAQVGEMQTAPEWEALVLPISALLLAGAMKLTASSHHLSEEVRRDKGDDRTKGPV, encoded by the coding sequence GTGCTTTTCGGCGCTTTCCTGATGTTCTGGGAGGCGATTCTTATGCTTTGGCAGAGCTTCCGGATGGTGCGGCTCGATCCGGATATCTCGGTCATCGTCTCGGTTCTTCGCGCTACCGACAAGATCCTGCTGGGCATAGTGCTGATGGTTGTCGGTTGCGGTATCGCGCTTGGCTTTGCGCTCGACATTCCCGAGGCACAGCGATCGCGGCTGCCGCAATGGATGATCATCGATACGGTCGCGGAACTGAAGAACCTCTTCTTCCAGATGATCATTCTCTATCTGGTCGTGCATTTCGCAGCCCAGGTGGGTGAGATGCAGACGGCCCCGGAATGGGAAGCTCTCGTACTTCCGATATCCGCGCTCCTCCTGGCGGGCGCGATGAAACTGACCGCAAGCTCGCATCATCTGTCGGAGGAGGTACGTCGCGACAAGGGCGACGATCGAACGAAGGGACCGGTTTGA